A single genomic interval of Wolbachia endosymbiont of Diaphorina citri harbors:
- a CDS encoding IS481 family transposase, which translates to MSTIQTKILKPKLGLLELAKQLGNVSQACKVMGYSRDTFYRFKELYENGGEEALHEISKKKPLMANRVSEDMERAVVNIATEFPAYGQQRAANELRKRGIIISEGGVRSVWLRNDLETFKKRLRALEAKVMQDGIILTEEQLAALEKVKEQREAHGEIETEHPGYLGSQDTYYVGNIKGIGRIYQQTFIDTYSRVAFAKLYTDKTAITAADLLNDRVIPFFDVQSVPLLRILTDRGTEYCGKPENHAYQLYLGIENIDHSRTKANSPQTNGICERFHKTMQDECYNIIFRKKIYNSLEDLQIDVDHWLRSYNETRPHSGKYCYGKTPTQTFLNSKHIAFQKNISSMKQETDISFNYLNSSVS; encoded by the coding sequence ATGAGTACGATACAAACAAAAATACTAAAGCCGAAACTAGGATTGCTAGAGCTAGCAAAACAGCTTGGAAATGTGTCTCAAGCATGCAAGGTTATGGGATATTCAAGGGATACATTTTATAGATTCAAAGAACTATATGAAAATGGAGGAGAAGAAGCGCTGCATGAGATAAGCAAGAAAAAACCACTTATGGCAAACAGAGTCTCTGAAGACATGGAAAGAGCTGTAGTTAATATTGCAACAGAATTTCCTGCATATGGACAACAAAGAGCTGCAAATGAACTGAGAAAAAGGGGCATAATAATCTCTGAAGGTGGAGTGAGATCTGTATGGCTGAGAAATGACCTTGAGACCTTCAAAAAAAGACTGAGGGCTCTTGAGGCAAAAGTTATGCAAGATGGAATAATTCTAACAGAGGAGCAACTTGCGGCTTTAGAAAAAGTTAAAGAACAAAGGGAAGCACATGGTGAAATTGAAACAGAGCATCCAGGTTATTTAGGTTCTCAAGATACTTATTATGTAGGCAACATCAAGGGTATAGGAAGAATCTATCAGCAAACTTTTATTGATACTTATTCGAGAGTGGCTTTTGCTAAGCTTTATACAGATAAAACTGCTATTACCGCTGCTGACTTGCTGAATGATAGAGTAATACCATTTTTTGATGTACAAAGCGTGCCATTATTGCGCATTTTGACCGATAGAGGTACAGAATATTGTGGCAAACCAGAGAATCACGCTTATCAGTTATACTTAGGAATCGAAAATATTGATCACTCAAGAACTAAAGCCAATTCTCCGCAAACTAATGGCATATGCGAGAGATTCCATAAGACTATGCAAGATGAGTGTTACAATATTATTTTTCGCAAGAAAATCTACAATTCTTTGGAAGATCTGCAGATAGATGTTGATCATTGGTTGCGTTCTTATAATGAGACAAGGCCTCATTCAGGCAAATATTGCTATGGCAAAACGCCTACTCAGACTTTTCTTAATAGCAAACACATTGCTTTTCAGAAAAATATTAGTAGCATGAAACAAGAGACTGATATTAGTTTTAACTACCTCAATTCTTCTGTCAGTTAA
- the cysS gene encoding cysteine--tRNA ligase: protein MVKLYNTLTKKKEPFTPIDKDHIKMYVCGPTVYDTAHIGNARSVVVYDVLFRLLKFCYGKVTYVRNITDIDDKIINAANKKSSNIESISAYYTKAFHEDMRSINCVEPTHEPKATENIDQIIELIESLLQSGHAYESNKHVYFSVESYPEYGVLSGKKIDELDHGNRVEVGENKKHPGDFVLWKPANATDYKLSSHWNSPWGEGRPGWHIECSAMSYAYLGKDFDIHGGGIDLQFPHHENEIAQSKSAFAESIFAKYWIHNGFLTVNEEKMSKSLFNIVKVRDLLDSGVRGEVIRYALLKTHYRKPLDWTENVISESQETLNKFYRLLRSTCIEESDAEVSKDFIEALKNDLNIPEAVAILHEMATEINKTSNECERLKLTKKFVKSARFIGILESSYQEWFASGVNHQEIERLIDLRKVAKQNKDYDTADKIREQLKQMGVTISDNEDGTTTWYGKLSPIVYR, encoded by the coding sequence ATGGTTAAGCTTTACAACACTTTAACAAAAAAAAAAGAGCCCTTTACACCGATCGATAAAGATCATATAAAAATGTACGTTTGCGGACCAACAGTATATGATACTGCACATATAGGAAATGCACGTTCTGTTGTTGTTTATGATGTATTATTTCGACTGCTGAAATTTTGTTATGGCAAAGTTACTTACGTGCGTAATATAACCGACATCGATGACAAGATAATCAATGCAGCAAATAAGAAAAGTAGTAATATAGAAAGTATCAGCGCATATTATACCAAAGCTTTTCATGAAGATATGAGAAGCATAAATTGCGTAGAACCAACACATGAACCAAAAGCAACAGAAAATATAGACCAAATTATTGAGTTAATTGAATCTTTGCTGCAGTCTGGTCATGCTTATGAATCAAATAAACATGTATATTTTAGTGTAGAATCTTACCCTGAGTACGGTGTTTTATCAGGAAAAAAAATTGATGAGTTGGATCATGGTAATAGAGTTGAAGTGGGTGAAAATAAAAAACACCCAGGAGACTTCGTACTTTGGAAACCTGCAAATGCAACTGACTATAAACTTTCAAGTCACTGGAATAGTCCATGGGGAGAAGGAAGACCAGGGTGGCATATAGAATGTTCAGCAATGTCATATGCTTACCTTGGCAAAGATTTTGATATTCACGGTGGCGGTATAGACTTGCAATTTCCTCATCATGAGAATGAAATTGCGCAGAGTAAATCTGCATTTGCTGAATCAATTTTTGCGAAATATTGGATACATAACGGTTTTCTTACGGTAAATGAAGAGAAAATGAGCAAATCCTTATTTAATATAGTTAAAGTAAGGGATTTGCTAGATAGTGGAGTCAGAGGTGAAGTAATACGCTATGCACTGCTCAAAACTCACTATAGAAAACCACTTGATTGGACAGAAAATGTTATCTCTGAGTCGCAAGAAACTTTAAACAAGTTTTATCGGTTATTACGTAGTACATGTATTGAGGAAAGTGATGCAGAAGTCTCTAAAGATTTTATAGAGGCTTTGAAAAACGATTTAAACATTCCTGAAGCTGTAGCCATATTGCATGAAATGGCTACAGAAATCAATAAGACAAGTAATGAATGTGAGAGGCTCAAATTAACTAAGAAGTTTGTTAAAAGCGCAAGGTTCATTGGTATTCTTGAGTCAAGTTATCAAGAGTGGTTTGCAAGTGGTGTGAATCATCAAGAAATAGAAAGGTTGATAGACTTAAGAAAAGTAGCAAAACAAAATAAAGATTATGATACTGCAGACAAAATAAGAGAGCAATTGAAACAAATGGGGGTTACAATTTCTGACAACGAAGATGGCACAACAACTTGGTATGGAAAATTATCTCCTATTGTTTATAGATAG
- a CDS encoding IS4 family transposase, with protein MMKRTINTSTGEWAESEFGIVNFGDIRLSKRLLKIVNSFAESPERSINQACEDWHQSKAAYRFFQNDAISERKILDSHIIKTVERAKEYSTILAIQDTSYISYKNHKKTEGLGIIAARLTSKTTNFKTHGLVMHTTFAVTTEGLPIGLLDQKISTRPSLTEDLKELKRRSHNTALPIEEKESIRWIASLKDSTKHPGLKDVKVVTVCDREADIYDLFEVASTNQSLFVVRGNQNRTVNKKSTYSEKGGERLWDLMNRMSCQGEIQVSIPARDKKPQRTTVLEVKFSNFVMNASKNNARRKTQKLPNLNLNAVYVIERYPPFGEEPINWILLTNININNFEEAVEKIQWYCLRWRIEVFHKILKSGLKVEECRLQTADRLIRFLTIMSIIAWRIFFITLVARTNPNLSCTVILTDDEWKVLYTKMLKTKNYPETPPPIREIVRWVAKLGGFLARKNDLEPGPIALWKGWKRLFDLAEGWRLAHEFYTCG; from the coding sequence ATGATGAAAAGAACTATAAATACCTCAACTGGCGAATGGGCAGAAAGTGAATTTGGAATTGTTAATTTTGGTGATATAAGATTAAGTAAAAGGCTTCTAAAAATAGTTAATAGTTTTGCTGAATCGCCTGAGCGTTCAATAAATCAAGCTTGTGAAGATTGGCATCAAAGTAAAGCAGCTTATAGATTTTTCCAAAACGATGCCATTTCTGAAAGAAAAATATTAGACAGTCATATAATTAAAACTGTTGAAAGAGCTAAAGAATACTCAACTATCTTAGCTATCCAGGATACGAGTTATATTTCATATAAAAATCATAAAAAGACCGAAGGATTAGGGATTATAGCAGCAAGATTAACATCTAAAACAACTAATTTTAAAACCCATGGATTAGTGATGCATACAACGTTTGCAGTTACAACAGAAGGACTACCTATAGGATTATTGGATCAAAAAATTAGTACTAGACCTTCCTTAACTGAAGACCTAAAGGAGTTGAAAAGAAGAAGCCATAATACTGCTCTTCCCATAGAAGAGAAAGAAAGCATACGGTGGATAGCATCACTTAAAGACTCTACTAAACATCCTGGATTAAAGGATGTTAAGGTAGTTACCGTTTGTGATAGAGAAGCAGATATTTATGATTTATTTGAAGTTGCTTCCACTAATCAATCTCTTTTTGTAGTAAGAGGAAATCAAAACAGAACAGTAAACAAGAAGTCGACTTATTCTGAAAAAGGTGGTGAAAGATTGTGGGATTTGATGAATCGCATGTCTTGTCAAGGAGAAATTCAAGTGAGTATTCCTGCTCGCGATAAAAAACCTCAAAGAACAACAGTTTTAGAAGTAAAGTTTAGTAACTTTGTGATGAATGCATCAAAAAACAACGCTAGACGTAAAACCCAAAAACTTCCTAATTTAAATTTAAATGCTGTCTATGTTATAGAAAGATATCCCCCATTTGGCGAAGAGCCCATAAACTGGATTTTGTTAACAAATATAAATATTAATAATTTTGAAGAAGCAGTAGAAAAAATACAATGGTATTGCTTAAGATGGAGAATAGAGGTTTTTCATAAAATTTTGAAATCCGGTCTTAAAGTTGAAGAATGTAGGCTCCAAACAGCAGATAGATTGATCCGCTTTCTTACAATTATGAGTATAATTGCATGGAGAATATTTTTTATTACATTGGTAGCTAGAACAAATCCGAATCTTTCTTGCACTGTCATACTGACTGATGACGAATGGAAGGTTTTATATACCAAAATGCTTAAGACAAAAAACTATCCTGAGACTCCACCACCTATAAGAGAAATTGTGAGGTGGGTGGCCAAGTTAGGAGGGTTTTTAGCTCGCAAAAATGACTTAGAACCAGGTCCTATAGCCTTGTGGAAGGGATGGAAACGTCTCTTTGATTTAGCAGAAGGATGGAGACTTGCTCATGAATTCTATACTTGTGGGTAA
- a CDS encoding twin-arginine translocase TatA/TatE family subunit: MSLGPWQLFLVLIIILVLFGAGRLPQVMGDLGKGIKNLKQELKDSEKLSSNEPDR; the protein is encoded by the coding sequence ATGAGTTTAGGTCCATGGCAGCTGTTTCTAGTCTTAATAATAATCTTAGTTCTGTTTGGTGCAGGTAGGTTACCACAAGTTATGGGTGATTTAGGCAAAGGCATTAAAAACCTTAAACAAGAACTTAAGGATTCAGAGAAACTATCATCTAATGAACCAGATCGTTAG
- the glpX gene encoding class II fructose-bisphosphatase → MEDLAYKLMKVTEAAALAAYKLAGLGNEKKADQVAVDAMRTVLNSMEINGTIVIGEGERDEAPMLYIGEKVGTGSGPEIDIAVDPLEGTTICAHYKQGAMSVLAATKKGNFLHAPDVYMEKIAVGKNLPEGVVSLKNRIEKNLDNLAKAKGCKASDLIVTVLKRERHDELIAKIRKLGAKVKLIDDGDVAAVVSLINGNHDMYIGIGGAPEGVLAAAALSSIGGQIEGRLIFDTDQLKERAKNLNITDPEKIYTVKDMAKSESVFIATGVTNGEFVDGVKFGQDICLTNSLIILPGKLIKIQTKSIS, encoded by the coding sequence ATGGAAGATTTAGCTTATAAGTTAATGAAAGTGACTGAAGCTGCAGCACTTGCTGCATATAAATTGGCAGGCCTTGGTAATGAAAAAAAGGCTGATCAAGTTGCAGTTGATGCAATGCGTACGGTGCTAAACTCAATGGAAATAAATGGTACAATTGTGATTGGGGAAGGGGAGAGGGACGAAGCACCGATGCTATATATCGGAGAAAAAGTTGGCACAGGAAGTGGCCCTGAGATTGACATCGCTGTTGATCCACTTGAAGGCACTACGATTTGCGCTCATTATAAACAAGGGGCAATGTCTGTTCTTGCTGCAACAAAAAAAGGTAATTTTTTACATGCACCTGATGTTTATATGGAAAAGATAGCAGTGGGAAAAAATCTCCCAGAGGGTGTAGTCTCACTAAAAAATAGGATTGAGAAGAATCTGGACAATTTAGCCAAGGCAAAAGGATGTAAAGCAAGTGATCTTATAGTAACTGTACTTAAACGTGAAAGACATGATGAATTAATAGCAAAAATTAGGAAGCTAGGAGCAAAAGTGAAATTAATAGATGATGGTGATGTTGCAGCCGTAGTTTCGCTAATAAATGGCAATCACGATATGTATATTGGAATAGGAGGAGCTCCAGAAGGAGTGCTTGCAGCAGCAGCGCTAAGTTCAATCGGTGGGCAGATAGAAGGAAGATTAATATTTGACACGGATCAATTAAAAGAAAGAGCAAAAAATTTGAATATCACTGACCCAGAAAAAATCTACACCGTGAAAGACATGGCAAAAAGTGAATCAGTGTTCATTGCAACTGGAGTAACAAATGGAGAGTTTGTGGATGGAGTAAAGTTTGGCCAAGATATTTGTCTGACTAATTCATTAATAATATTGCCTGGTAAACTAATAAAAATACAAACAAAATCAATATCTTAA
- a CDS encoding exopolysaccharide biosynthesis protein: MEKSVKLTEDKKLASDILKEVADTNNNDNDKVTLFDIKTALHERGFGILIIIFSLPLSVPIPVPPGYTTILSIPLILFSLQLLFGFDSPWMPNWLERKSFQRSTLALVVEKTSPTLKKIEKFMKPRMSFIFRGPGENILAFIMLLCALSIAIPLPLTNFIPAIGTTLISLGIMSKDGFLSIMGVLVSLCGLLLTLVVIVKGPQLIFGAFSFLKSFVYG, translated from the coding sequence GTGGAAAAAAGTGTGAAATTGACTGAAGATAAAAAATTGGCCTCTGATATTCTAAAAGAGGTTGCAGATACTAATAATAACGATAATGATAAAGTAACATTATTTGATATTAAAACAGCTTTACATGAGCGCGGTTTTGGTATTTTAATAATCATCTTCTCTTTACCGCTATCAGTACCTATACCTGTTCCACCTGGCTATACAACCATTCTTTCTATACCTTTAATCTTATTTTCACTGCAGCTTCTATTTGGGTTTGATTCTCCTTGGATGCCTAATTGGCTAGAAAGGAAATCTTTTCAACGTTCAACACTAGCTCTCGTGGTAGAGAAAACTTCACCTACATTAAAAAAAATAGAAAAGTTCATGAAACCAAGAATGTCTTTCATTTTTCGTGGTCCTGGTGAAAATATTTTAGCATTTATAATGCTGCTTTGTGCATTATCGATAGCAATCCCACTTCCTTTAACTAACTTCATTCCTGCAATTGGTACAACTCTCATTTCACTGGGTATCATGAGCAAAGATGGATTTCTCTCTATAATGGGAGTATTAGTATCATTGTGTGGGTTATTACTTACTCTTGTCGTAATAGTTAAAGGACCACAGCTTATATTTGGAGCATTTTCTTTTCTAAAAAGCTTTGTATATGGTTAA
- the ychF gene encoding redox-regulated ATPase YchF has translation MSFNCGIVGLPNIGKSTLFNALTESSAAEAANYPFCTIEPNVGKVPIRDQRLKQIAAIASSEKVIYNQLEIVDIAGLVKGASKGEGLGNKFLSHIREVDAIVHLLRCFTDDDISHVHSTVDPISDAEIVEMELILADIDSIEKRLPQLEKKAKQGDKELKRQLELMQEVLATLKLGKPARSLEHIDGDEMKLLQLLTTKPVMYVCNVEDTNVITGNELSKKVEKMAEENKSKFYCISAKLEADIANLDSEEEKQSFLSEFGLQESGLDGVARIMYEVLSMITFFTVGPKEARAWPIKIGSTADKAAGVIHTDFEKGFIKAETISFADYVKYRSESACKDAGKIRFEGRDYIVQDGDIMHFRFNV, from the coding sequence ATGAGCTTTAATTGTGGCATAGTTGGATTGCCAAACATAGGAAAATCAACTTTATTTAATGCACTTACAGAGTCAAGTGCAGCCGAAGCTGCAAACTATCCTTTCTGTACAATCGAGCCAAATGTTGGCAAAGTGCCAATACGAGATCAGCGTTTGAAACAAATTGCCGCAATTGCCAGTTCAGAGAAGGTAATCTACAACCAATTAGAAATTGTAGATATTGCAGGCCTGGTTAAGGGTGCAAGCAAGGGTGAAGGACTAGGAAATAAATTTTTAAGTCATATCAGAGAAGTTGATGCCATTGTTCATCTGCTCAGATGCTTTACGGATGACGATATCAGTCACGTACACAGCACTGTAGATCCAATATCAGATGCTGAAATAGTGGAAATGGAATTAATTCTAGCTGATATTGATAGCATAGAAAAAAGGCTTCCACAACTTGAAAAAAAAGCAAAGCAAGGTGATAAAGAGCTAAAGAGACAACTTGAATTAATGCAAGAGGTATTAGCTACTTTAAAACTTGGCAAGCCTGCAAGAAGTTTAGAGCATATTGATGGAGATGAAATGAAGTTGCTTCAATTGCTAACAACAAAGCCTGTTATGTACGTCTGCAATGTTGAGGATACAAATGTTATAACTGGTAATGAATTATCTAAAAAGGTAGAGAAAATGGCAGAGGAAAATAAAAGCAAATTTTATTGTATTTCAGCAAAACTCGAAGCAGATATTGCAAATCTTGATAGCGAAGAAGAAAAACAGAGTTTTTTATCAGAATTTGGCTTGCAAGAATCAGGACTTGATGGAGTAGCACGTATTATGTATGAAGTGCTAAGTATGATAACTTTTTTTACTGTAGGGCCAAAAGAAGCACGGGCATGGCCAATAAAGATAGGATCAACAGCTGACAAAGCAGCAGGTGTAATTCACACTGATTTTGAGAAAGGCTTTATAAAAGCAGAAACTATAAGCTTTGCAGATTATGTAAAATACAGAAGCGAATCAGCATGTAAAGATGCAGGCAAAATTCGCTTCGAAGGCAGAGACTATATAGTGCAAGATGGTGATATAATGCACTTTAGGTTTAATGTGTAG
- a CDS encoding ABC transporter ATP-binding protein: MLVNNISYFYSNQDGFALSNINIQVKKGSVACLLGHSGCGKSTILKLIAGIENPKSGTIVINDKLVASNKVSIAIERRNIGLIFQHSALFPHKTVIENITFAICSTSKKEKYLAALEILKLFNIEKYENMYPHALSGGQQQLVAIARVMAQNPDVVLLDEPFSNLDILLKYRIRHHILSLFRSKSIPVLMVTHDPQEALKVADFIYVMKNGKIIQSGVPSYIYHRPKDDTLAKFFSELPFTLQLN; encoded by the coding sequence ATGCTAGTTAACAATATTAGTTACTTTTATAGTAATCAAGATGGCTTTGCTTTAAGCAACATCAACATTCAAGTGAAGAAAGGAAGTGTTGCCTGTTTACTAGGTCATTCTGGCTGTGGCAAGTCAACAATTCTAAAATTAATCGCAGGAATAGAAAATCCAAAATCTGGAACCATTGTTATAAATGATAAATTAGTTGCAAGTAACAAAGTGTCAATTGCTATAGAGCGTAGAAATATCGGATTGATTTTTCAGCATTCTGCATTATTTCCTCATAAAACAGTAATAGAAAATATAACTTTTGCTATTTGCAGTACTTCTAAGAAAGAAAAATACCTTGCTGCATTGGAAATCTTAAAGCTATTTAATATAGAAAAATATGAAAACATGTACCCTCATGCTTTATCAGGAGGACAGCAACAATTAGTTGCAATAGCAAGAGTAATGGCGCAAAATCCTGATGTTGTTTTGCTCGATGAACCATTTTCTAATTTAGATATACTGCTCAAATATCGAATAAGGCACCATATATTGTCACTTTTTAGAAGCAAAAGTATTCCTGTACTCATGGTAACTCATGATCCACAAGAAGCGTTGAAAGTTGCAGATTTTATTTACGTGATGAAAAATGGTAAAATTATTCAATCAGGAGTTCCTAGCTACATATACCACAGACCTAAAGATGATACGTTAGCAAAATTTTTTAGTGAGCTTCCTTTTACTCTACAGCTAAACTAA
- a CDS encoding exopolysaccharide biosynthesis protein encodes MSSTDKVTLFDIKTALHERGFGILIIIFSLPLSVPILVPPGYTTILSIPLILFSLQLLFGFDSPWMPNWLERKSFQRSTLALVVEKTSPILKKIEKFMKPRMSFIFLGPGEKILAFMMLLCAIIIALPLPFTHFLPAIGITLISLGIMGKDGFLSTLGVLVSFCALLVTLIVIVKGPKLIAGILSLLKSLIT; translated from the coding sequence GTGTCTAGTACAGATAAAGTAACATTGTTCGACATCAAAACAGCTTTACATGAGCGCGGTTTTGGTATTTTAATAATCATCTTCTCTTTACCGCTATCAGTACCTATACTTGTTCCACCTGGCTATACAACCATTCTTTCTATACCTTTAATCTTATTTTCACTACAGCTTCTATTTGGGTTTGATTCTCCTTGGATGCCTAATTGGCTAGAAAGGAAATCTTTTCAACGTTCAACACTAGCTCTCGTGGTAGAGAAAACTTCACCTATATTAAAAAAAATAGAAAAGTTCATGAAACCAAGAATGTCTTTTATTTTTCTTGGTCCGGGTGAAAAGATTCTAGCTTTTATGATGTTGCTTTGTGCAATAATAATAGCTCTTCCATTACCTTTTACTCACTTCCTTCCTGCAATTGGTATAACTCTTATTTCACTCGGCATTATGGGTAAAGATGGATTTTTATCTACGTTAGGAGTGTTAGTTTCATTCTGTGCGTTATTGGTTACCCTTATTGTAATAGTTAAAGGACCAAAACTTATAGCCGGAATACTTTCTCTTCTTAAAAGCCTTATAACTTAA